A single region of the Kocuria rosea genome encodes:
- the bcp gene encoding thioredoxin-dependent thiol peroxidase, translating to MTQQIRTGRQAPDLALTDHEGQQVRLSELRDHKVIVYFYPKAFTPGCTSEACDFRDSLASLQHLGYTVLGVSGDDPETLSRFAEEYHLPYRLLSDPDGQAARAWGAWGEKTVNGETRTGPLRSTFIIEQDGTVSSAEYNVQAEGHVKSLRERLGA from the coding sequence ATGACCCAGCAGATCCGGACCGGCCGGCAGGCCCCCGACCTCGCACTGACCGACCACGAAGGACAGCAGGTCCGGCTCTCCGAGCTGCGCGACCACAAGGTGATCGTCTACTTCTATCCCAAGGCCTTCACCCCCGGCTGCACCTCCGAGGCGTGCGACTTCCGGGACAGCCTCGCCTCGCTCCAGCACCTGGGCTACACCGTGCTCGGGGTCTCCGGGGACGACCCCGAGACCCTGTCCCGATTCGCCGAGGAGTACCACCTTCCCTACCGGCTGCTCTCCGACCCCGACGGTCAGGCCGCCCGGGCATGGGGTGCCTGGGGGGAGAAGACGGTCAACGGGGAGACCCGGACCGGCCCGCTCCGCTCGACCTTCATCATCGAGCAGGACGGCACCGTGAGCTCCGCGGAGTACAACGTCCAGGCCGAGGGCCACGTCAAGAGCCTGCGGGAGCGGCTGGGCGCCTGA
- a CDS encoding response regulator transcription factor, with the protein MRIVIAEDAVLLRAGLVRLLTEAGHEVVADVDTAEDLLRAVEEHEPDFALVDVRLPPTFTDEGIRAAVLVRSQHPRIAVLVLSQYVEERYASELIASRRDGLGYLLKDRVADVDQFLESVETVGAGGTVLDPEVVSQLLVRSRHRQDLELLSPREHEVLGLMAQGLSNASVAANLFLTESSVEKHIRSVFTKLGLAHEDGGNRRVRAVLRYLGYPDPGPGHTPSANPSHQEHRP; encoded by the coding sequence ATGCGCATCGTCATCGCCGAGGACGCCGTCCTCCTGCGCGCGGGCCTCGTCCGCCTGCTCACCGAGGCCGGCCACGAGGTGGTCGCCGACGTCGACACCGCGGAGGACCTGCTCCGGGCCGTCGAGGAGCACGAGCCGGACTTCGCCCTCGTGGACGTGCGGCTGCCGCCGACGTTCACGGACGAGGGCATCCGCGCCGCCGTCCTCGTCCGCTCCCAGCACCCGCGGATCGCGGTGCTCGTGCTCTCGCAGTACGTCGAGGAGCGCTACGCCTCGGAGCTCATCGCGTCCCGCCGGGACGGGCTGGGGTACCTGCTCAAGGACCGGGTCGCGGACGTCGACCAGTTCCTCGAGTCCGTGGAGACCGTGGGCGCGGGCGGCACCGTCCTGGACCCGGAGGTCGTCTCCCAGCTGCTCGTGCGCTCGCGGCACCGCCAGGACCTGGAGCTCCTCTCCCCGCGGGAGCACGAGGTGCTCGGGCTCATGGCCCAGGGGCTCTCCAACGCCTCGGTCGCCGCGAATCTCTTCCTCACCGAGTCCTCGGTGGAGAAGCACATCCGCTCCGTGTTCACCAAGCTGGGCCTCGCCCACGAGGACGGCGGCAACCGCCGCGTCCGTGCGGTCCTGCGCTACCTCGGCTACCCGGACCCCGGGCCCGGCCACACCCCGTCCGCAAACCCGTCCCACCAGGAGCACCGGCCATGA
- a CDS encoding NAD-dependent epimerase/dehydratase family protein gives MKIVVLGATGNVGTAVLRRLHAAPEVTRIVGVSREGPERGGEPYDGVEWHTVDVAAKESTAALAEIMAGADAVIHLVWLIRPNRDFALMHETNVDGLVHVLDAVVLAGVPQIVYPSSLGAYSPGPKDRAVDESWPVGGVETSHYNVQKAETEALLNRFEEAHPGIVVTRLRPGFLFQADAAPEIGDYFFGALVPRKLIARLRLPVLPFPEKFRFQTLHTDDVADAFWRVVQHRAGGAFNVAAEPVLGADGVAKVLGARRVLPVPPALVRALVAITYRLRLQPTDPGWIDLAGAVPIMDTTRIREVTGWSESVSSLEALRELVDHLDGREGLGNKEHRPKSPLV, from the coding sequence GTGAAGATCGTCGTCCTGGGAGCCACGGGCAACGTGGGCACCGCGGTGCTCCGCCGGCTGCACGCCGCGCCGGAGGTCACCCGCATCGTCGGGGTCTCCCGCGAGGGGCCCGAGCGGGGCGGGGAGCCCTACGACGGCGTGGAGTGGCACACCGTCGACGTCGCCGCGAAGGAGTCCACCGCGGCGCTGGCGGAGATCATGGCCGGCGCGGACGCCGTGATCCACCTCGTGTGGCTCATCCGCCCGAACCGGGACTTCGCGCTGATGCACGAGACGAACGTGGACGGCCTCGTCCACGTGCTCGACGCCGTGGTGCTCGCCGGCGTGCCCCAGATCGTCTACCCCTCCTCGCTCGGCGCCTACAGCCCCGGCCCCAAGGACCGGGCCGTGGACGAGTCCTGGCCGGTCGGCGGGGTCGAGACCTCGCACTACAACGTGCAGAAGGCCGAGACGGAGGCGCTGCTCAACCGGTTCGAGGAGGCCCACCCCGGGATCGTGGTGACCCGGCTGCGGCCCGGCTTCCTGTTCCAGGCGGACGCCGCCCCCGAGATCGGGGACTACTTCTTCGGCGCCCTCGTGCCCAGGAAGCTCATCGCCCGGCTGCGCCTGCCCGTGCTGCCGTTCCCCGAGAAGTTCCGCTTCCAGACGCTGCACACCGACGACGTCGCGGACGCGTTCTGGCGGGTCGTCCAGCACCGGGCCGGCGGGGCGTTCAACGTCGCCGCCGAGCCGGTGCTCGGCGCCGACGGCGTGGCGAAGGTGCTCGGCGCCCGGCGCGTGCTGCCCGTGCCGCCGGCCCTGGTGCGCGCGCTCGTGGCGATCACCTACCGGCTGCGGCTGCAGCCCACCGACCCCGGATGGATCGACCTGGCCGGCGCCGTGCCGATCATGGACACCACGCGGATCCGCGAGGTCACCGGCTGGTCGGAGAGCGTGAGCTCGCTCGAGGCGCTGCGGGAGCTCGTCGACCACCTGGACGGCCGGGAGGGCCTGGGCAACAAGGAGCACCGGCCCAAGTCGCCGCTGGTCTAG
- a CDS encoding RibD family protein: MTEAVTDSSAPRGTGAAPPPADDDASGPAAPDASPAAAWEALLAGRTGPVPPPGAELVERYGPLVAHRGPLVLAQLGQSLDGFIASRTGHAEFVTGPEDREHLHRLRALVEAVVVGVGTVVADDCRLTVRAVPGPHPTRVVLDPSARAPLTSAVLTDGAAPTLWVVGEDADVPAAPAPHVAVLRVPVGEHGLAPRAVLEALARRGLRRVLVEGGGRTVSGFLAAGTLHRLYLTTAPMLIGDGVPGIRFPGADHLSGALRAPVRRFVLGDDLCTELTFRA, translated from the coding sequence GTGACCGAAGCCGTGACCGACAGCTCCGCGCCCCGCGGCACCGGGGCCGCCCCACCGCCCGCGGACGACGACGCCTCCGGCCCGGCCGCCCCGGACGCCTCCCCCGCCGCCGCCTGGGAGGCGCTGCTCGCCGGCCGGACCGGCCCCGTGCCGCCGCCGGGGGCGGAGCTCGTCGAACGCTACGGACCGCTCGTGGCGCACCGGGGCCCCCTCGTCCTCGCCCAGCTGGGACAGAGCCTGGACGGGTTCATCGCCTCGCGCACCGGGCACGCCGAGTTCGTGACCGGCCCGGAGGACCGGGAGCACCTGCACCGGTTGCGCGCACTCGTGGAGGCCGTGGTCGTGGGCGTCGGCACCGTGGTCGCCGACGACTGCCGGCTGACCGTCCGCGCCGTGCCCGGCCCCCATCCCACCCGGGTGGTCCTGGACCCCTCGGCGCGCGCCCCGCTGACCTCGGCCGTGCTCACGGACGGAGCCGCGCCCACGCTGTGGGTCGTGGGCGAGGACGCGGACGTGCCCGCGGCGCCGGCGCCGCACGTCGCGGTGCTGCGGGTGCCCGTGGGCGAGCACGGGCTGGCACCCCGGGCCGTGCTCGAGGCGCTGGCCCGGCGGGGCCTGCGGCGGGTGCTCGTGGAGGGCGGCGGGCGCACCGTCTCGGGGTTCCTCGCGGCCGGGACGCTGCACCGTCTCTACCTCACCACCGCGCCCATGCTCATCGGGGACGGGGTGCCGGGCATCCGGTTCCCCGGCGCGGACCACCTCTCCGGGGCGCTGCGCGCCCCGGTGCGCCGCTTCGTGCTCGGCGACGACCTCTGCACCGAGCTGACCTTCCGGGCCTGA
- a CDS encoding urease accessory protein UreF: MPSTPTEHSPAGAAGSLAGTLAVLQLADSALPTGAFAHSLGLETYVDDGTVHDEPSFLAWVRHCLHHQVVPAEGWAVRAVATAADDDAVWRADDLLAAQALPVQVRDAATAMGRRMTDIGAENFPSPRLLAYAQRQRAGTSRGSPAVAFALVGAGMGVTWEQLAGAYLFSTVTSLTQNAVRGIPIGQNAGQRVLRALHEDVARGVERIGSMADHEAGATSPGLEIAQMRHAWQRARMFMS, encoded by the coding sequence ATGCCGAGCACACCCACTGAGCACTCCCCCGCGGGCGCCGCCGGATCGCTCGCCGGGACGCTCGCCGTGCTGCAGCTGGCCGACTCCGCCCTGCCCACCGGCGCGTTCGCCCACTCCCTGGGGCTCGAGACCTACGTGGACGACGGCACGGTCCACGACGAGCCGAGCTTCCTGGCCTGGGTCCGGCACTGCCTGCACCACCAGGTGGTGCCGGCGGAGGGCTGGGCGGTGCGCGCGGTCGCCACGGCGGCCGACGACGACGCCGTGTGGCGCGCCGACGACCTGCTGGCCGCCCAGGCCCTGCCCGTCCAGGTGCGGGACGCCGCGACCGCGATGGGCCGGCGGATGACCGACATCGGCGCCGAGAACTTCCCCTCCCCCCGGCTGCTGGCCTACGCGCAGCGCCAGCGCGCCGGGACGAGCCGCGGCAGTCCCGCGGTGGCCTTCGCGCTCGTGGGCGCCGGCATGGGCGTGACCTGGGAGCAGCTGGCCGGCGCGTACCTCTTCTCGACCGTGACCTCCCTGACCCAGAACGCCGTGCGCGGCATCCCCATCGGCCAGAACGCGGGCCAGCGCGTGCTGCGCGCCCTGCACGAGGACGTCGCCCGCGGCGTCGAGCGGATCGGGTCCATGGCCGACCACGAGGCCGGGGCGACCAGTCCCGGCCTGGAGATCGCCCAGATGCGCCACGCCTGGCAGCGGGCCCGCATGTTCATGTCCTGA
- a CDS encoding urease accessory protein UreD — protein sequence MTAAAPAAAAPGRCAAPASAPTGRLELVLVPRGDRTVAAHQFHAGALRVLRPHHLDGSGQPCFVVVNPGGGYLGGDRYELDVTVGAAGTALVTTQSATKVYRTPAAPARQDVRLALGPGAVLEYLPDQLIAYEDADYVQSTTVTMDPSACLVAGEVVTPGWAPDGTVFRYRGVVLRTEVLMGGRTVVLDNLRLRPGEDAVAGLGFLEGRTHLGSLLVVDPRADRELVEEVHGLLAAAEARVPGLRCGVSELPVPGLVVRALGPGSAELTDLLLDVSALLRARWTGQPRVALRKY from the coding sequence GTGACCGCCGCCGCGCCCGCCGCCGCGGCACCCGGCCGGTGTGCCGCGCCGGCCTCCGCGCCGACGGGCCGGCTCGAGCTGGTGCTGGTGCCCCGCGGGGACCGGACCGTGGCGGCCCACCAGTTCCACGCCGGCGCCCTGCGCGTGCTGCGCCCGCACCACCTGGACGGGTCGGGGCAGCCGTGCTTCGTCGTCGTCAATCCCGGCGGCGGGTACCTCGGCGGGGACCGCTACGAGCTGGACGTCACGGTCGGGGCCGCCGGCACCGCTCTGGTCACCACCCAGTCCGCGACCAAGGTCTACCGCACCCCGGCCGCTCCCGCCCGCCAGGACGTACGTCTCGCGCTCGGTCCCGGCGCGGTCCTCGAGTACCTGCCGGACCAGCTCATCGCCTACGAGGACGCCGACTACGTGCAGTCCACGACCGTGACGATGGACCCCTCGGCCTGCCTCGTGGCGGGCGAGGTGGTCACCCCCGGGTGGGCGCCGGACGGCACCGTCTTCCGCTACCGCGGCGTGGTGCTGCGCACCGAGGTGCTGATGGGCGGGCGCACGGTGGTCCTCGACAACCTCCGCCTGCGCCCGGGCGAGGATGCCGTGGCCGGGCTCGGCTTCCTGGAGGGACGCACGCACCTCGGCTCCCTGCTGGTCGTGGACCCCCGGGCGGACCGGGAGCTGGTGGAGGAGGTCCACGGCCTGCTCGCCGCGGCCGAGGCCCGGGTGCCGGGGCTGCGGTGCGGGGTCTCCGAGCTGCCGGTGCCCGGCCTCGTGGTCCGCGCCCTGGGCCCCGGCTCCGCGGAGCTCACGGACCTGCTCCTGGACGTCTCGGCGCTGCTGCGCGCGCGGTGGACGGGACAGCCGCGCGTGGCGCTGCGGAAGTACTGA
- a CDS encoding DUF3072 domain-containing protein, translating to MTENASGSPDPDEQQTIGASSPEPGSGLDRDPDEWATGEEPMTSAQRSYLDTLAREAGEELPADLTKAEASKHIDRLQGESGRVQDQ from the coding sequence ATGACTGAGAACGCGAGCGGATCCCCGGACCCCGACGAGCAGCAGACCATCGGCGCCTCCAGCCCCGAGCCGGGCAGCGGGCTCGACCGCGACCCGGACGAGTGGGCCACCGGCGAGGAGCCGATGACCAGCGCGCAGCGCAGCTACCTCGACACCCTGGCCCGCGAGGCCGGCGAGGAGCTGCCGGCGGACCTCACCAAGGCCGAGGCGTCCAAGCACATCGACCGCCTGCAGGGCGAGAGCGGCAGGGTGCAGGACCAGTAG
- a CDS encoding urease accessory protein UreE: MIVEAVLGNLAELTEPERAGLHLERVALSGPELRKRVQRVVTDHGTEVGIRLSSRRELRDGDILHRDGHSAVVVSTLPTDVLVVAPATIEQMGFVAHSLGNRHLPAQFLGPAAGVPELPGHDGVMVLQYDHTAEAFLQGAGVRFARVERQMEVPFRHAEHTH; encoded by the coding sequence GTGATCGTCGAAGCCGTCCTCGGCAACCTGGCCGAGCTCACCGAGCCGGAGCGCGCCGGCCTGCACCTGGAGCGGGTCGCGCTCTCCGGGCCCGAGCTGCGCAAGCGCGTCCAGCGGGTCGTGACCGACCACGGCACCGAGGTGGGGATCCGGCTGAGCTCGCGGCGGGAGCTCAGGGACGGCGACATCCTGCACCGGGACGGCCACAGCGCCGTCGTCGTCTCGACCCTGCCCACCGACGTCCTGGTGGTCGCGCCCGCCACGATCGAGCAGATGGGCTTCGTGGCCCACTCCCTGGGCAACCGGCACCTGCCCGCCCAGTTCCTCGGCCCCGCGGCCGGGGTCCCCGAGCTGCCCGGCCACGACGGGGTCATGGTGCTCCAGTACGACCACACGGCCGAGGCCTTCCTGCAGGGCGCCGGGGTGCGCTTCGCTCGCGTCGAGCGGCAGATGGAGGTCCCCTTCCGCCATGCCGAGCACACCCACTGA
- a CDS encoding sensor histidine kinase, whose protein sequence is MSTPHETRPLPPVPWGSPGTDPGSGRGTPDDAPRPAGGSRPAGPAAGARSREWGPWSPRTLFFGTTDLVVDAALGTLWLTALVSLVSAGFASLAALVGVVLLVAAIYAVRGIEWVERRRTQAAFGLHLPAPRRRRSPRTDGWRIVHQWWLDVSDAAFWTGLLHLLLTTVLGWVAVAALAGTGAAVALAFAPLYAAPNNPLWPSEVVGTWPDWAVVLTGITLTLLGLLVVVLAVAAHRGLSRLLLRVDEAAELRRRAAEAAAARETAVRGARTERSRIERDLHDGVQPQLVSVAMNLSMAQRRIDHDPAGAKDLIGEAHATTKAAIAELRRLARGFHPAVLEDRGLDAALSAVAAQSPVPVAVDVRVPRLAPETEAAVYFAVSEGIANIVKHAQAGAASVRVGLETDPAGGTRVVARIADDGRGGAVVVPGGGLSGIADRIRSAGGHFFLDSPAGGPTELTVELPVDRGAGS, encoded by the coding sequence ATGAGCACACCGCACGAGACCCGGCCCCTTCCACCCGTACCGTGGGGCAGCCCCGGCACCGATCCCGGCAGCGGTCGTGGGACCCCGGACGACGCCCCCCGCCCCGCAGGCGGTTCCCGGCCCGCGGGCCCCGCCGCCGGGGCCCGGTCCCGGGAGTGGGGACCGTGGTCCCCCAGGACCCTGTTCTTCGGCACCACCGACCTCGTGGTGGACGCCGCGCTCGGCACGCTGTGGCTGACGGCCCTCGTCTCCCTGGTCTCCGCCGGCTTCGCCTCGCTCGCCGCCCTGGTGGGCGTGGTCCTGCTCGTGGCCGCGATCTACGCGGTCCGCGGGATCGAGTGGGTCGAGCGCCGCCGCACGCAGGCGGCGTTCGGGCTGCACCTGCCCGCCCCGCGCCGGCGCCGCTCGCCCCGCACCGACGGCTGGCGGATCGTCCACCAGTGGTGGCTGGACGTCTCCGACGCCGCGTTCTGGACGGGACTGCTGCACCTGCTCCTCACCACGGTCCTGGGCTGGGTCGCCGTGGCGGCCCTGGCCGGCACCGGCGCCGCCGTCGCACTGGCCTTCGCGCCGCTCTACGCGGCGCCGAACAACCCGCTCTGGCCCTCCGAGGTGGTCGGGACCTGGCCGGACTGGGCCGTGGTCCTGACCGGGATCACCCTGACCCTCCTCGGGCTGCTCGTCGTGGTCCTCGCCGTGGCCGCGCACCGGGGCCTGTCCCGGCTGCTGCTCCGGGTGGACGAGGCGGCAGAGCTGCGCCGCCGGGCCGCCGAGGCCGCGGCCGCCCGCGAGACCGCCGTCCGCGGCGCCCGCACCGAGCGCTCCCGGATCGAACGCGACCTGCACGACGGCGTGCAGCCCCAGCTCGTGTCCGTGGCCATGAACCTGTCGATGGCCCAGCGCCGGATCGACCACGACCCCGCCGGGGCCAAGGACCTCATCGGGGAGGCGCATGCCACTACCAAGGCCGCGATCGCCGAGCTGCGCCGCCTGGCCCGGGGCTTCCACCCGGCGGTCCTGGAGGACCGGGGCCTCGATGCCGCCCTCTCCGCCGTGGCCGCCCAGTCCCCCGTCCCGGTCGCCGTGGACGTGCGGGTGCCGCGGCTGGCGCCGGAGACCGAGGCCGCCGTGTACTTCGCGGTCTCCGAGGGCATCGCCAACATCGTCAAGCACGCCCAGGCCGGCGCCGCGTCGGTGCGGGTGGGCCTCGAGACCGATCCCGCGGGAGGCACCCGCGTGGTCGCCCGGATCGCCGACGACGGCCGCGGCGGCGCCGTGGTGGTCCCCGGCGGCGGCCTGTCCGGGATCGCCGACCGGATCCGCTCCGCGGGCGGGCACTTCTTCCTCGACTCCCCCGCGGGCGGGCCGACCGAGCTGACCGTCGAGCTGCCGGTCGACCGGGGGGCGGGATCCTGA
- a CDS encoding alpha/beta hydrolase: MPEALTFDSGGVPCAAALYRPAPAGAAVPCVVMGHGFTGTQDQLAEHAAGLAEHGLAVLTFDYRRFGRSGGAPRQIVDAAEQLEDWRAAVRLARSLPGLDPARTALWGSSLSGGHVLRLASEDRRTRAVVAQVPEFGKGSEGTAGEIRVKKQQEHIPLGLLLRTTVRLLAAAVRDELRGRRGLPPRCIPVFALPGDVGAIIDPDSDRYLEHAVRTGPSWRNEFAPRLLLHPPVYLPGTAERVRAPLLVCVAEQDTETDPRRAARIARAAPRGEVVTYPVGHFAVYEDPVRSRVLEDQARFLVRHLRPGAEPAGGR, from the coding sequence ATGCCAGAGGCTCTCACGTTCGACTCGGGCGGCGTCCCGTGCGCCGCCGCGCTGTACCGCCCGGCGCCGGCCGGCGCCGCGGTGCCCTGCGTGGTCATGGGCCACGGCTTCACCGGCACCCAGGACCAGCTGGCCGAGCACGCCGCCGGCCTCGCGGAGCACGGCCTGGCCGTGCTGACCTTCGACTACCGGCGGTTCGGCCGCAGCGGCGGCGCACCCCGGCAGATCGTGGACGCCGCGGAACAGCTCGAGGACTGGCGGGCAGCCGTGCGCCTGGCCCGCTCCCTGCCCGGCCTCGACCCGGCCCGCACCGCGCTGTGGGGCAGCTCGCTGTCCGGCGGGCACGTCCTGCGGCTGGCCTCCGAGGACCGGCGGACCCGGGCCGTGGTCGCCCAGGTGCCGGAGTTCGGCAAGGGCTCCGAGGGCACGGCCGGCGAGATCCGGGTCAAGAAGCAGCAGGAGCACATCCCGCTCGGGCTGCTCCTGCGGACCACCGTCCGGTTGCTGGCCGCCGCGGTCCGCGACGAGCTGCGGGGACGGCGCGGGCTCCCCCCGCGCTGCATCCCGGTGTTCGCGCTCCCCGGGGACGTGGGCGCGATCATCGACCCGGACAGCGACCGGTACCTGGAGCACGCCGTGAGGACGGGTCCGTCCTGGCGCAACGAGTTCGCGCCCCGGCTGCTCCTACACCCTCCCGTGTACCTGCCGGGCACCGCCGAACGGGTGCGGGCGCCGCTGCTCGTGTGCGTCGCGGAGCAGGACACCGAGACGGATCCGCGGCGGGCCGCGCGGATCGCCCGGGCGGCGCCGCGGGGCGAGGTCGTGACGTACCCGGTGGGGCACTTCGCGGTCTACGAGGACCCCGTGCGCTCGCGCGTGCTCGAGGACCAGGCCCGGTTCCTGGTCCGCCACCTCCGCCCCGGGGCGGAGCCGGCCGGCGGCCGCTGA
- the ureG gene encoding urease accessory protein UreG, with protein MTTVSPAPSAPTGRGPVRIGVGGPVGAGKTQLVERVTRALIHEVSMAAITNDIYTIEDARILARNGVLPLDRIVGIETGGCPHTAIREDTSMNEAAIEKLCAQHPDLQIVFVESGGDNLSATFSPELVDFSIYIIDVAQGEKIPRKAGQGMIKSDLFVINKTDLAPHVGADLDVMAADSAVFRKDRPFCFTNLRTDEGLERILAWIRHDVLMLDMVP; from the coding sequence ATGACCACCGTCTCCCCCGCCCCCTCCGCGCCGACCGGCCGCGGCCCCGTGCGCATCGGCGTGGGCGGGCCCGTGGGCGCCGGCAAGACCCAGCTCGTGGAGCGGGTCACCCGCGCGCTGATCCACGAGGTCTCGATGGCCGCGATCACCAACGACATCTACACGATCGAGGACGCCAGGATCCTGGCCCGCAACGGCGTGCTGCCGCTGGACCGGATCGTGGGCATCGAGACCGGCGGCTGCCCGCACACCGCGATCCGCGAGGACACCTCGATGAACGAGGCCGCGATCGAGAAGCTGTGCGCCCAGCACCCGGACCTGCAGATCGTGTTCGTCGAGTCCGGCGGGGACAACCTCTCCGCCACGTTCAGCCCGGAGCTGGTCGACTTCTCCATCTACATCATCGACGTGGCCCAGGGCGAGAAGATCCCCCGCAAGGCCGGGCAGGGCATGATCAAGTCCGACCTGTTCGTCATCAACAAGACCGACCTCGCCCCGCACGTCGGCGCCGACCTCGACGTCATGGCCGCGGACTCCGCCGTGTTCCGCAAGGACCGCCCGTTCTGCTTCACCAACCTCCGGACCGACGAGGGCCTCGAGCGGATCCTCGCGTGGATCCGGCACGACGTGCTGATGCTGGACATGGTCCCGTGA
- a CDS encoding SOUL family heme-binding protein yields MTEQQPYSTVRHYPTFDLRHYPEHVLAEVEVHGSFERAGNAAFSALFRYISGNNQGRREIPMTAPVLQGGAGPQKIAMTAPVWQRSASGGSEDTAGAHVVAFVLPSSVTAATAPVPSDPAVRIRVEPAVLAAVLRYRGRWTRSSYEKHRLRLERAVREAGLVPVAAARFARFDPPFTPAFLRRNEVVLPVSDPAAGARPAPR; encoded by the coding sequence ATGACCGAGCAGCAGCCGTACTCGACGGTGCGGCACTACCCAACGTTCGACCTGCGGCACTACCCGGAGCACGTGCTCGCGGAGGTCGAGGTCCACGGGTCCTTCGAGCGGGCGGGCAACGCCGCCTTCAGCGCCTTGTTCCGCTACATCAGCGGCAACAACCAGGGGCGGCGGGAGATCCCGATGACCGCTCCGGTGCTCCAGGGCGGGGCCGGGCCCCAGAAGATCGCGATGACCGCTCCCGTGTGGCAGCGGTCCGCGTCCGGCGGGTCCGAGGACACGGCCGGCGCGCACGTGGTCGCCTTCGTGCTGCCCTCGTCCGTCACGGCGGCGACGGCACCGGTGCCGTCCGACCCCGCCGTGCGGATCAGGGTGGAACCCGCGGTCCTCGCCGCCGTGCTGCGCTACCGGGGCCGGTGGACGCGCAGCTCCTACGAGAAGCACCGGCTGCGGCTCGAGCGGGCGGTCCGGGAGGCGGGGCTCGTGCCCGTCGCGGCGGCCCGCTTCGCGCGGTTCGACCCACCGTTCACCCCGGCCTTCCTGCGCCGCAACGAGGTGGTCCTGCCCGTCAGCGACCCCGCCGCCGGAGCACGGCCAGCACCGCGCTGA
- a CDS encoding MFS transporter, with amino-acid sequence MNPLTTPSTAERAARVPAAPAPAAEHPAAAPHDTGRRTTPSSGGRYARLVQLAGRDFLPIAFAARLPLAMLTVGALTLATAVSGSYVVGGLAAGAVGVGSALGGPLMGHLADRLGQQAVLLVSALAHAVAIALLLVTAYAPAGPDAPAVPLLVGASLLVGATCPQVGPLARVRWRGLVGGNRRELDTALSYESTADELTFVLGPALVGVLASLVAPWSPFVLAAALTLTMVTTFAVHPTRLAVPAVSREDRRRAAARPVPVRERVLVLLPVLGMVAMGAFFGAVQNGLNAFGGEFGIQSATGLLYAVLGISSAAAALSVAWWPQRFRPASRWLVSSGAMAALSLLFLLPSGIGSMLVVLLLAGLPLGPAMVTIYTIGGDVARPERLGTVMTMLASGVVLGSAVGAASAGLLAETAGHRGAFAAAVGAACAMVLISAVLAVLRRRGR; translated from the coding sequence GTGAACCCCCTGACCACCCCTTCCACGGCCGAGCGCGCGGCCCGCGTGCCCGCCGCCCCGGCCCCCGCCGCGGAGCACCCCGCGGCCGCCCCGCACGACACCGGCCGCCGGACGACGCCCTCGTCCGGCGGCCGGTACGCCCGGCTCGTGCAGCTCGCCGGGCGCGACTTCCTGCCGATCGCCTTCGCGGCCCGCCTGCCCCTGGCCATGCTCACCGTCGGGGCGCTCACCCTCGCCACCGCCGTCAGCGGCTCCTACGTCGTCGGAGGGCTGGCCGCCGGCGCCGTCGGGGTCGGCTCGGCGCTGGGCGGGCCCCTGATGGGCCACCTCGCCGACCGCCTGGGCCAGCAGGCCGTGCTGCTGGTCTCCGCCCTCGCCCACGCCGTGGCCATCGCGCTGCTGCTGGTCACCGCCTACGCCCCCGCGGGCCCGGACGCGCCGGCCGTGCCGCTGCTCGTCGGCGCGTCCCTGCTCGTGGGCGCCACCTGCCCCCAGGTCGGCCCGCTGGCCCGGGTGCGGTGGCGCGGCCTGGTCGGCGGGAACCGGCGCGAGCTGGACACCGCCCTGTCCTACGAGTCCACCGCCGACGAGCTGACCTTCGTGCTCGGCCCGGCCCTGGTCGGTGTCCTGGCCTCCCTGGTCGCCCCCTGGTCCCCCTTCGTCCTCGCGGCCGCCCTGACCCTCACCATGGTCACGACCTTCGCCGTGCACCCCACGCGCCTGGCGGTCCCGGCCGTCTCCCGGGAGGACCGGCGCCGGGCGGCGGCCCGTCCCGTTCCCGTCCGGGAGCGGGTCCTCGTGCTGCTCCCCGTCCTGGGGATGGTGGCCATGGGCGCGTTCTTCGGCGCCGTGCAGAACGGTCTCAACGCCTTCGGCGGCGAGTTCGGGATCCAGAGCGCGACCGGTCTGCTCTACGCCGTGCTCGGCATCAGCTCGGCGGCCGCGGCCCTGTCGGTGGCGTGGTGGCCGCAGCGCTTCCGGCCCGCCTCCCGCTGGCTGGTCAGCTCCGGCGCCATGGCCGCCCTGAGCCTGCTGTTCCTGCTGCCGAGCGGGATCGGGTCGATGCTCGTGGTGCTGCTGCTCGCCGGTCTGCCGCTGGGGCCCGCCATGGTCACGATCTACACCATCGGCGGGGACGTCGCCCGGCCGGAGCGGCTGGGCACGGTCATGACGATGCTCGCGAGCGGCGTGGTCCTCGGCTCCGCCGTGGGCGCGGCGTCGGCCGGGCTCCTGGCCGAGACCGCCGGGCACCGGGGCGCGTTCGCCGCCGCGGTCGGCGCGGCCTGCGCCATGGTGCTGATCAGCGCGGTGCTGGCCGTGCTCCGGCGGCGGGGTCGCTGA